CGCTTTGCGCACCAGCATGGATCGGCCCCGAAGAGTGTCGGCGAAGGGCCGCAGGGCAGTGGGGAAGTCCTCCACGTGGGAAGACAACAAATGATGGGGGTATCCCAGGTATTCAAACCAGAACAGGCTCATCTGGGTGAGCAGGATTCCCTTGCCCGGGATGGAGGTGGGGGACACGGCGTCAAAGGCAGAGATGCGATCCGTGGCGACCAGAAGGAGGGTGTCCCCCAGGTCGTAGATGTCGCGGACCTTGCCGCGCGCCTTCAAAGGGATGCCGGGGAGAACGTCGATCGACTGTGCTTGGGCGCTCATGGTGGGGGCCAAGATAATTCCCTGGCTACCAACCGATGGAAAGCGAAACGTTGCCTCCCCAACTGTCTTCCGGTGGGGTGAATTCGGTCTGGGTGGTTTTGACCACGTTCGCACGCTTTGGCTGCACCGAGGGGTCTGACTGTTTGGTGTAGAGATTGGCCTGGCCGATCGACCGGAATCCCGATAAATCCATGCTCCAGCCACGCAACGGGGTCCAGCCAAGATTCCAGGAAATCACCTGCGTGAGAGAAACGCCATCGGCGGGAACGAGGGATGTGACTGAATTGGATCCCGTTCCTCCAGGATTTCCCGAGCCCTGCTGACCTCTGTTCCGACTTCTGGGGGCGGTGGCGACAGGAGTGACGGTCGTGGTGTTCTGGGCAAGGACCTTCGCCTTCCAGTACTCGACGGAATAGGAGGGCCCTGTCGACCAATTCCCCCACAAGAAGCGTGTTCCGGCTTCCGCGGACCAGACGTTTTGGTAATCCACGCTGGAAACTCCGGTCACTGCTGCAAAATCGATTTTCCGGTAATCCCATCCGCCGGCCAAATCCAGCAAAAGATGCTCCCCTTCAGCATACAAGCTGGCTCCGACGTGGCCGTCGAAATCCGCGCTTTGGGACCAGCCACCGGAACCATCGACTCCCACGCTCACCAATTCGCCCAGCGGGAGGTCCCACCAAGTCCCCAAGGTGGCGGAAGGCTCATCCGGTCCATCCTGGGTGGTCCACGCACCCTGGAGATAGAACGCGCCAGGTTCGAATGGTGCCCAATTCAATCCTGCCGTGAACGTTCCCGCATTGGATCCGATTTCGCCAAAATCAGAATTGGACCAGCTCGCCTTGAGGCTGGGGGTCAAGGTGGGAAAATACCAGGACTTGGCGACCGATGTGGTCCAGAGCCCGGTATAGACATCCGCGTTGGCGCCGTCCGAACCGGAGTACCCGGTGAACAGTTTCCAGCCAGCCTTCTGGGGGGCGCCGGGATTTTCCACGTTCTCGTAAGGCGCATCATCCAGAATGGCCACGCCACCGAGGTCGCCGTCGGCCAAGGCGGAGTCTGACGGCTGAGCCTTCGCCGCGAAGGCGGTGAACGGAACCAAAAGAGCGAGGAAAGGCGAGAAGAACGTCGCGTTGCGCATTCCAGGAAAGGTATCAACTCGGCGAAAATTCCTTCTATCGCAAAAACAGGGCATCCAGGAGGCCCTGGACATGCTGGAGGATGGGTGGTGACACTTGTCAGCAAGGTCGAATCAAACACTAGGGCGGCAGCAGCTTAAAGACGCATAAGTAATATTATGTTAACTAAGAGACCGGCATGGAGTTGTCTTTGTCTTGATCGACCGAGCCTATGTGCTTGGAGGGATTTCCAAACACTGTCGAGCCTCCCCCACCAAGCTCATCAAGCCAAGACAGTTCCTCGAGGTGTACGGATCTTGCATGAGATCGACGGATGACGGAATCCGTGAAGGAACTAGGTTTTCCAGGCTACATGAGGCCGTTCATTGCGTTCTTAGCGTTGGTCGTCGGGTCCATGGCCCGGGCGGATGTGACCACTGGTTTCCTGGGCGCGGGGGATTCCACCCGCAAGGACACGGTTTCCCGGCAACTCGATACGGTGAAATACGCCTCCGATTCGTTGGAATACGACGCCGAAACCCGTCGGATCGTGCTCCTGGGAAATGCCCGTCTGGAGTACCGGACCACCAAACTCAACGCCGATACCATCGACTTCGACCAAACGACCCAACTGTTGGATGCCCAGGGGCACCCTGACATCCAAGACCCCCAGATCGCTCCTTTGCTGGGTCGGCGTTTGAAGTACAACATGAAATCCAAGATCGGCGCGGTCTACCAGGCCAGATCGTACAAGGCGGGGGAATACTACCGAGGAGCCGAAGTCCGTCGGTTGGGGGACAAGACTCTCCAGGTGATAGACGGAGACTACTGCAAGTGCCAGAATGTGGAAGTCCCCGACTACTACTTCGCTACGGCCAAGATGGAAATCGAGCCGGAGCGCCAAGCCACGGCCTCGCCGGTGGTGCTGAACATCGAAGAGGTGCCAGTTCTGGTGGCCCCGTTCGTGATGTTCCCGCTTGGCAAGGGGAGGCGATCCGGCCTGCTCACCCCCAAACTCGGTGGCGACCAAAAACAGGGCTTCTTCGCCCGAAATCTCGGTGCCTACTGGGGGATCTCCGACTACATGGACCTCACGACCGTCACGGATGTCGTGGAAGGCTCTGCCGGAAGATTCGATCAGCTCAATGGCGACGGCACGTTCCGCTACGCCAGACGGTACTGGCTCACAGGACAGGTGCAAGGCAAGAAGTACTTGCGGGAACTCGGTGACGCGGGATCCGGCTGGGAAGTCCGCTACGATCACAGCCAGGAGTTGCTCCCCCAGCCCGACAAATTCACGCTCAAAGGCAGCGGCTCGTTCGTGTCCAGCGCCACGGTCCGCTCCACCAACGCCCTGACCGCCGCGGAAATCCTGGATCAGACCGCCAATGCGAATCTCGCCACCACCTACAAGTGGGAAAAGGATCGCGCCACCTTGATCGCTTCGGCCAGTCAACAGGAAAACCTCCGGACCGGAATCCGGGATCGCGAGCTCCCCGCCATTTCGTTGAGTGCGTCGGGTGAATTGATTCCTCGGGAGGATGCCGACGACACGGCTTGGTACAAAAGCCTCAACTATTCGTACTCCAATCGAATGAGCGCCTACACTTACAGAAGCGCGGATTCGATCAGCCGAGCCCAATGGGACCGGTACGGCCAGCGCCCCGATTCGCTCCCCCGCCCCGCCCCGCACGACCAGGAGTACCTGGGTGGAACACAGAATCTGAATCTGGGAATCAGCAAGCCGTTGGGCTATCTCAATTTGAACACCTCGGGGAATTTCCAACACGACTGGTCCGGCAGAAGCTATACCGAACCGGCCAATACCTCCGGCGCTTGGCGCGGGTGGTCCGAAAACATGGAACCGGACAATGTGCTGACCTGGAACGCTCGGACGGACGCATCCACCAAGCTGTATGGAACGTGGCTCCCCTACTGGGGGAGGTTCATGGGATTGCGGCATTCCCTGACTCCCTCGGCAGGCTATCAGTACGTCCCCCAGATCGATTCGCACAAGTTCTTCGTCCCCCACCCCAAGCTCGGTCAGCGGACAGGACAAGAAAAGGCGCAGCTTCTGAATCTTTCCTTGGGCCAACAGCTGGATACCAAGATCATGGATGCCACCAGCGACACGGCCAAGGGACGCGCGAAAAAAGGACTTCCCTACTCCCTGATGTCCCTGAACACAGGCGCCAGCTACGATTTCGAAAAGGACGTGCGTCCTTGGAGCAATATCGCCACCAGCTATTCCACCGGCATTCCCCAGATGCAATTCACGGGAACCTTGGTGCACACCCTCTATGATCCATGGGGAGACAGCCTGACAGAAGGTGTCCCCACCTTGTTGAGCTGGTCGATGTCGTTTTCCAAAGGCACTCGCGTGGGTGGTTCCTTTTCGGACGGCTGGAGGATCACGGACGACAGCACGACATTCCAGCCTTGGAGTTTGTCGGCCGACTATTCCTATTCGATCCAGGCGACCCGCGTCTCCCCGGAAACCTTCCGCGAAGTGCGAACCCAATCGGCGGGTTTCGGCGCCGAACTCAAGCCATCCCGAAATTGGGCCGCCACATGGCGCTCCAGCTACGATTTCGAGCTGGGAAGTTTCGTGTCGCACAGTTTGAACTTCAAGCGGACCCTGGGGTGCTGGGACATGAATTTCGGCTGGACTCCCGTGGGTCCCGCCCGTGGATGGACTTTCCTGATCCAGATCCGCGACCTGCCGGATGTGAAGATGCAGGCCCAGAGCTCCACCTTGCGCAAGAGCGCGGCCTCCGCCACGCCAGGCTCCACCTCGAGCACGGTCAAATGACCGGCCCCTGGTTGCTCCCGCTTTCACGGCCCCTGGTGTTGGCCAGCGCCTCGCCGCGCAGAACCTGGATCCTTTCCCAATTGGGGATCCCCCACCATGTGGATCCCGCGCACATCGACGAAACCTGCGACTTGACGGATCCTCGCGAGACCGTCTTGGTGCTCGCCCGGCAAAAGGCCGTCGAAGTCTCTTCCCGAAGACCAGGAGATCTGGTCTTGGGCTCGGACACGGTCGTTTATCTTTCGGGAAGGATCCTGGGCAAACCAGGCGATCCGGAGGAGGCACGGCAAATGCTTTCCGATTTGTCGGGAAAAGAGCATGTGGTCTGGACCGGCGTCCATCTGGCGATGGATGGTCGGGCCTTGGATGGGCGAGCCGTCCCGGCGACCGTTCGCTTCCGGAATTTGTCCTTTCGCGAAATCGACGCCTACGTCGCCACCGGGGATCCCCTGGACAAGGCGGGGGCCTACGGAATCCAAGGAGTTGGAATGGGACTCGTGGATTCCATCGATGGTGATTTCTACTCGGTGGCGGGTCTTCCCGTCACCGCCACGCTCGATCTAATCGGCACTTGGTCCGCCACCTTGATCCCACAAAAGGATCTTACATGAGCGACGAAAAGCCCTCCGCGGCGCAGATGCTGCGCCAGGCGCGTTTGGAGCACGACTGGACCTTGGAGCAGGTCAGCAACCAAACCCGCATCCCCAAGGAACAGATCCAAGCACTTGAGGAATGCGCCTGGGATGTGCTGCCGGGAGCGCCCTACGCGAGGGCGTTCTGCAAAACCCTCGCCCAGGCCTACGAACTGGATGCGGATATGGTCCTTGTCGGCCTCCGCAACGACATGGGCCTGGCGCCCGCCACCGAAGGCAAGTCCGGAAAGAGCCAACTTCCGATCGGCGTGGCCACCGCATCGGAAGAGGGGGCGCGCAATCGGGCCCCGTTGATCATGGCAGGCCTGATTTTGCTCGCGTTCCTCCTCGTGTTGGCGGCGACCCGTCTGGGCGGCGTGGATTCCTTCCTCCACAGCCCCGCCGACACACTCAAGCCTCCTGTGGATTCCATGCTGGACACGTCGCTTCCCGACAGCATCGGCATGCCACGCCCCTCCCCCGTGCGCAAACCCGCGGCGGCCAGCGTCACGGCGCCCGATGCCCCGAAGTCCCCGATCGCCCACCTTTCGGCAGTGGATACCGGCAATGCCGTGTTCGTGCTCTACATCCGCCAGGGGATCAACAAGGTCCGCAAGAAGACCCTCGGGTTGGGAGATACGCTGTCCTTCAATCCCGACACGGCGCTGTTCGTGCACAGCGTCTCGCACCGGCCCCTGACCTTGCGCGGTTCCATCCGCAAGGATTCCATCGACGTTTCGTGCTTCCGGGTGGATCGCCAATCCGATTCCGTGCGATTCTCGATGGTTTCCGAGGATGAGTGGCAGAAAATGGCAGGCTCGATCAAGCGCTTGAAGCGCAAGACCAGCGAGGAGTAGGTGGTCGACAGCCACTGTCACCTGCAGGCCCGTTCGGTCCGACCGCGAGCCTCGGAGATGGTCGCCCAAGCCCGCGCGGCCGGCGTGCGGGAGATCCTGATCGCCGGGATCGTCCCGACGGATGCGTGGGAGACCGCCGAGCTCGCCGCCGAACTCGGCGTCTGGAGCTCCGCTGGCTGCCATCCCTGCCACGCCGACGAATGGAATCCGGAACTTGTCGCGGCCGCTTGCGATCACCCTTCGGTCGTCGCGGTGGGCGAATGCGGATTCGATTTCTTCCACGAACCATTCGACGCGACCGTCCAGGAGCGCGTGCTCCGGGAGCAAATCGAGATCGCCCGGCAGAAGGATCTGCCCATCATCCTGCACAACCGCAAATCCAGCGACGACCTCTTGCGGGTCTTGCGCGACGCCGGATACGGACGCGGGGTGTTCCATTGCTTTTCGGCCAGCCGACAGACGCTGGAAAAAGCCCTCGCGTTGGGGTTCCACATCAGCCTTTCCGGCACGGTGACATTTTCTGGCGCCTCGGTTCGCGAACTGGTCCCCGACATCCCTTCCGATCGCCTGCTGATCGAAACCGATGCGCCCTGGCTCGCGCCTGTGCCCCACCGCGGCAAGGAAAACCGCCCCGCACTGGTGGTCCATGTCCGCGACACGGTGGCCAAGCTCAGGGAGATGGATGTGGCCCAGCTGGATGACCTGTTGGTCGCCAACTTCCGCGGACTGTTCCCCAAATCCGGGAAGGGCAAGCCATGACATGGCTGTTCGCCCTTCTTGTTCTCGGTGGGATCGCCGCGATGGCTTGGTCGTTTCTGGCTGCCGCGAGACTTGAGGCATCCGTCTCGGACCTGGAAGAACGTCTGGCGGCCAAGACCACGAAGACGGAAGACAAGAAGTAGGAGACCAGATATGCGCCGATCGGAAATTGAGCGAAACACCAAGGAAACCAAGGTCCGGGTGCTGTGGGATCTGGATCATGCGGGATCGCCCGTGGTGCGCACGGGATCCGGATTTTTGGACCACATGCTGGAACAGCTCGGCCACCACTCGGGAACCACGCTGGAAGTCCGTTGCGAAGGCGATGTGCATATCGATCTGCACCACTCGGTGGAGGACGTGGCCATCTGCATCGGCAAGGCATTGCGTGAGGCGGTCGGGGACAAGGCGGGAATCGAGCGCTACGGATCCTACGAGGTGGCCATGGACGAGGCCCTGGCGCGCTGTGTCCTGGACTTGTCCGGACGCGCCCACCTGGAATACCACGCCCCCATCGCCCGCGACCGCGTTGGCGACCTGGACCTGGAATTGGTGGAACATTTCTTCCGCAGCCTCTCCGAACATGGCGGCGTGACGTTGCATCTGGATCTTCTGCGCGGAACCAACGCTCACCACTGTGTCGAGGGTCTCTTCAAGGCGTTCGCGCGCGCCTTGGCCATGGCGATCGGTCCGGCCCGAAACGGCTCCAAATCGATCCCCAGCACCAAGGGAACCCTGTAAGGATCGTAAGGATCGGGCCCGAGGGATCAGGCATGCCCGATCCCTACTTCCGAAACGACAGCATGCAATCTCCGTAGCTGAACAACCGATAACGCCGTTTCAGCGCGACTTCGTAGACCTCCCTCCAGCGCTCGGGTGAACCGAGCCAGGCGGCGGCCAGAAGCACCAGGGTGGTCCGGGGCCAGTGGAAGTTCGTGAGCAATCCTTGGGCGGAACGCGGCGGGTCCATCGGGTGGACAAAAAGTTTCGTCCTGCCCTGCCCTGCGCGATGGCGATCTCCGTTTTGCCGATACGAGGTTTCCACGGTGCGCAGAGCCGTGGTTCCCACGCAGACGATCCTGCCACCTTTTTCGCGGGTCCTGGCGAGGATTTCCGCGGTGGTCTCCGGCAGGATCCAGGACTCCTCGTGCATGGGATGTTCCAGCGCGTTATCCGTCGATATGGGCAGGAAGGTGCCGGCACCGACGTGAAGGGTCACATAGGCCAGGGAAACCCCTCGGCGTTCCAGCTGCGAGAGTTGGTCGTCGCCCAGGTGGAGGCCTGCCGTGGGGGCCGCCACGGCTCCGGGATTGCGGGCCCAACGGGTCTGGTAGTCCGATTCGTCGGCTTCGCCCGCCGCTCGGCGCACGTACGGAGGAAGAGGAATCTGGCCGTTCGATTCCAGCCATTCCAAAAACGATGGGCGGTCTTGGTTGAATTCGATGGTTCTGGATCCTTCCGGCAGGATGGAACGCACCACTCCCTCCACCCCACCGGGGAACCCGACCCTCCGGCCTTCGGTCAATTTCCGTCCCGGCTTCGCCATCGCCTCCCAAGTGCAGGAGATTTCCGTGGCGGAAGACTCCTCCAGCAGGAGCACTTCCACCCCTCCCCCGGTTTTGAGGGTTCCCCGCAGACGGGCGTGGAGCACCCGGGTATCGTTGAGGACCAGGCAGTCCCCTTCCCGGAAATGGGAGGGGAAATCCGCCACATGCTGATCCAGCAGTCCGGAGCCAGGCGGTCCGGCTGGCGCCACGAGCATCCGGGAGGTCCCCCTGGGCGCTGGCTCCTGGGCGATCAACTCCGGTGGTACCTCGAAATCGTAGTCGGAAAGCCGAAGGCTTGGTGCGTTCCCTGTCATTTGGAGGCGAGAATCTAGTTCCCTGGTAAACCCCGCCACGAGGCCGTCCAGGGTTGCTAACTTCCATGCATCTCCAAATGATTCTGATTCGTCACATCCTCCGCGAGCATATTGCTCCGTTCTTCTACTCCTTGATCATCATCACGGGGCTTTTCCTGGTGGATTTCGTTGTCCAGATCCTGGACTCGATCCTGACCAAGGGACTCCCCTGGCGCGTGGTCTTGGAGCTGTTTTTCCTCAATGCGGCCTGGATGCTTGCGCTGTCGGTCCCGATGTCGGTGCTGGTGGCCTCGCTGATGGCCTTCGGACGCATGAGCGCCGATGGTGAAATCGACGCCATGCGTTCCAGCGGACTGCATCCCGCGAAAATGTTGTTGCCAGGACTGTTCATGGGGGCCGTCCTCGCGGTCTTCCTGGTCTGGTTCAACGATCAGATCCTGCCGAAGGCGAATTTCCGCGCCGCGAGCTTGCGCGAGGACATTTCTCGCAAACGTCCAGCTGTCCTGTTGCAGCCCAAGACCATGATCCAGGACTTCGACGGATTCCGGATCTGGATCGGCAGATCGGACGAAAAGACGGATTCGCTGTTCGATCTTTCGATCGTGCAGCTGGATCGCATGGTCGGCAATCCTCCCACCTTGATCCAAGCCGACCAAGGCACCGTCCGTATGGACTCGGCGCTGGACGCGTGGGTGTTTTCCCTGCGCAACGGCCAGACCCACACGCCCGACCGCGACAAGCCGCAAAACTACCTGGCCATCCGGTTTCTGGAGCTGGAGGTCGTGGTCCCGAACATCGACTCGCGCCTGCACCGCACGGAAAAGAGCTATCGCGGCGACCGCGAGATGGCCATCGTCGAGATGCTCGAGAGCCGTTGGGAAGCACGGCAAAGGGAAATGAGCCTGATCACGGACCATTCCAACCGGATCTTTTCCGATGTGCAGTGGGTCCAGGGGTTGCTCGAGTTGGATTCAACCACCGCCGCAGGCGGCGCCATCGCCAAGCCGGATTCTGTCAAACAGGGTTCCGACACGGGCAAGACCCCGGCCAAGGCGGGGAAGGGTTGGTTGAAAAAGCCGGCCAACCAGATTACCGACAGCGCCGTGCGCGCGAACGACCCCAACGCCCAACGCGCCTACCGTCGGCGCCGGGACACGGCTCACAGATCCGTGGAAGCGGTGATGTCCTCCGCCGGTCCAGGCCGGTTCCTGGGGCCGGATACGGCGCACCCACAAGCCGCGGCGCACACGGTCAAGTCGCTCGCCTCCGCCCGGAAGGCGGAAACCCAAAGCGCCCAGGAACAGATCCGCTGGGAACGCAACGAGCAGAACCGCTACAAGGTGGAGATCCACAAGAAGTTCTCCATCCCCGTCGCGTGCATCCTGTTCGTGTTGATCGGCGCGCCTTTGGGAATCTTGGCCCGCTCCGGCGGTGTCGGCACGGGTGCGGCCTACTCGATCACGTTTTTTGTCCTGTACTGGGCCGGCTTGATCGGGGGCGAAGCTCTCGCGGACAGAGGCAAGGTGGATGGAGGCGTGGCCATGTGGGCTCCCGATGCATTCCTTTTGATCGTCGGGAGCATTTTGGTCTCCCGCATGGGTCGCCAGAGCGATTTCTTCGCACGGATACAGCGTCTGTTCCAGAAGGGGGGCCGCGCATGATCACGCGGCTGGACCGTTACGTTCTGGGACGATTCCTGGCGTTGTTCCTGGGGGGCATCCTCGCCATCTTCGTGATCTTCGTCGCCGTGGATTACGTGGGTGCGATCAAGACCTGGAACGACAAGCCCATCAAGATGATCCGCGACTACTACATCGCGGCCATCCCCTACATCCTGTTTTTGGTGAGTCCCATCGCGGTGCTTCTGGCCGCCATGTTCACCGTGGCGGGCTTTTCGCGCCGCCTGGAGCTGATGGCCATGCATGCGGCCGGACGCCCCTTGTGGCGGATTCTCCTGCCGATCTGGCTCGTGGCGATCGCCTATTCCGGCGCTTGGGTGTGGATTTCGGATTCCATCCTGCCCAAGTCGAACATGGAGCGCGTGAGAATCCGTGCCCCGAAAAAACGCACCGCTCTCCAGGATGCTCCCTACCGATTGGATTACGCCTACAAGGCGGGCAAGGATGGGATGCTGTTTTTCCGCGATTTCTCCCAGACCAACCTGACCGGCACCCGGACCATCTATTCTCGCGGGAAGGACGCCACCCTCCTGGAGCGGCTCGACGCGCGGCAATCCCGTTGGAATGGCGATGCGTGGGTGTTCATCGACGGCCACCAACGAACCTTCGATTCCAGCGGGATCCTGGCGAGCTTCAAGACCTTCGATACGTTGGTGGTCAAGATCGACGATGCCAAACCGGAAGACCTGGTTTCCAAGAAGACCCTTCCCGAAACCATGACCTCCAAGGAACTGAAGGAACGCATCAAATCCTTGCGCCGCGCGGGAGAACCGGTGATCGCCTGGGAAGCGGAAATCGAGTTCAAGAAAAGCGCCCCGTGGGTCATCGCCGTGGTCGCCTTGATCGGAACGGCGCTGGCCGCCTTGGTGGGCAGACGCGGACAGGCGCTGTCCTTCGGTGTGGGAATCTTCGTGGCCTTCTGCTACTACGTGGCGATCCGTACCGGGCTCGCGCTGGGCCATGCGGGCGAACTCACCGCTTTCCAAGCGGCTTGGCTTCCGCACGTGTTCTTCGTCGTTCTCGGGCTCGGGTTTCTTTGGCGCGCCGCTCGGACCTGAGTCCACTGGCCATGGGCGGTTGGGTCGGAGCCGCCTCCGCCCTTTCCGTTGGCCTTTGCTTGTGGCATCCGTTGGCAGGATTTGTCAGCGTGGCGCTGGGTGTGTCGTGGTCGATCTGGCGTCAATCGAGGCTCCTGCGCCATCACCGCAAACGAAGAGCCCCCACGAACAGCTCGAACTCCTCGACACCGGCGTCCGAACCCCCGGTTTCGCCGCAGCGTCGGTTCGATGCGCCGGTCAGCATGCCGGCCGCATCCGCGAGGGTCCCGGTCCTGCTGGGAGATCTGGAGCCCATCGATTGGAAGGAGCTCCGCAAGACCCAGGAGCGGGAAACGGGCGCGGTCCTCGGATCCACCATGGAATTCGTGCGCAAATCGGTGGGGTGTCGCACCGTTGGCCTGTTCCTGCCGGCCACGGATGGGCAGGTGGTGCTCCGCGCCGCTTCCACCGACCGCGCGGGGCTCGAGGTGGGCACCAAGCTCGCCATGGGCGACGGCCTTCTGGGAACCCTTCTGAAGGCGGAGTCGACCGGTGTCCTGTTGGAGCGGGAGCTGCCTTCGGCCACGGCGGATCTGGGGATCTATTCCGGATCCGACCAACCCAAGGCTCTCGCGGCGATTCGCGTGTCGATCATGGGAAAGCCCTGCATCGCCTTCGCCGACGGCGATGGCGAGTTCGCCGACTCCATCCTGGACGACCTGACAGAACTTGCCCGCACGGCGGACCTGCTTCTGGTGCGCACGCGCGACCTGCGCACGGAAATGAAAGGTCGCGAAATCTGGCAGCGGCTGGGACGGTTCGAACGCACGATGGGAGCGGTCACCCGCGAGGCGGCGGCCCACGAGGAATTGCGTCATTTCCTGCTGCAGTCGATGTCCGCCGAGGCTGTCTTCTTTCTCCTCCCGGAGCCTGGCACCGCACCCTCGGTGAGGTCTTCGGAACGCTGGTTCACCCGGGTGGCCTGGACGCTCGGCTCCGATTGCGACCAAGCGCGCGAATTGCGCATCGAGGTGCCCGGTCGCGGGATCGCCTCGGCCGCCTTGGCTCGTGGGGAGTTGATCCAGCGTAAGCTCGCTCCGCGGGAACTGGTGCCGCTCCTGGCCCCAGGTGAGCCTGTGCTTCCGGTGGAAGATGGTGGCGAAATTCTCGGTCTGCCCATCTCGTTGGGGATCGAGGGGCGGCCGGCGCTTCTGCTCCTGTACCGTCGCGCGGAGGCATTCCACCCATCGGAGAAGGAAGTCCTCCAGACCGCTCTGTCTTCGTTCGGACAAGCATTGACACGTCTTCGCGCCGCCATCGAGCTGGAAAAACTCGCGACCCGCGATGGCTTGACCGGGCTTTTGAACCACCGCACCTTCCAGTCTTCGTTTCGCCGCGAGCTTCTGAAAGCACGTCGCACCAATTCCAAGGTCGCCCTCCTCTTGACCGACGTCGACTTCTTCAAGAAGGTCAACGATGCCCACGGTCATCCAGCCGGAGATGCGGTTCTCCGATCCGTGGCGACCACGCTGAGCGCGCAGTTGCGCGAAGAAGTGGACATCGTGGCGCGATATGGTGGCGAAGAGTTCGTGTGCGTGTTGGTGGGGACCACGGAAGCCGGCGCGTTGGAGACGGCCGAGCGCATCCGCAAGGCCGTGGAGGAGTCCGGCACGGACATCGGAGAGCCCCAGCCCAAGAAGGTCACCATTTCGTTGGGTGTGGCCATCTTCCCGGACGATGGCGGAACGGCGGAAGAACTGATCGAACGGACCGACCAGGCGCTTTATCGCGCCAAACACGGCGGCCGAAACCGCGTGGAGCGGGCGCTGGGACCCAATTCGCGGATCGAGGCAGGGTGAGTCCCTCCGACCAGACGTGGATGGAGCTCGCTCTTGGATTGGCTGCCGAGGCGGGCCAAGCCGGAGAAGTTCCCATCGGTGCGGTTGTCGTCGGTCCCCAGGGAGTTCTCGGCCAAGGGCGCAACCGGATGGAAGAGCTTCGCGATGCGACCGCCCACGCGGAGATCTTCGCCCTGCGCACAGCCTCCGCTGCCTTGGGGGATTGGCGCCTGGACGGACTCACGCTCTACGCCACCTTGGAGCCCTGCCCGATGTGCGCTGGAGCCATTTTGAACGCGCGGATCGCCAGGGTCGTGTACGCCGCTGGGGACCACCGTCTGGGAGCCTGCAAGACCCACTGGGCGATTCTGTCGCA
This DNA window, taken from Fibrobacterota bacterium, encodes the following:
- a CDS encoding nucleoside deaminase; protein product: MELALGLAAEAGQAGEVPIGAVVVGPQGVLGQGRNRMEELRDATAHAEIFALRTASAALGDWRLDGLTLYATLEPCPMCAGAILNARIARVVYAAGDHRLGACKTHWAILSQNPIGRSIEIVDGLLEDRSAALLKGFFRALRTGERLPSSARPSRAKDDQKS
- a CDS encoding LptF/LptG family permease, with translation MITRLDRYVLGRFLALFLGGILAIFVIFVAVDYVGAIKTWNDKPIKMIRDYYIAAIPYILFLVSPIAVLLAAMFTVAGFSRRLELMAMHAAGRPLWRILLPIWLVAIAYSGAWVWISDSILPKSNMERVRIRAPKKRTALQDAPYRLDYAYKAGKDGMLFFRDFSQTNLTGTRTIYSRGKDATLLERLDARQSRWNGDAWVFIDGHQRTFDSSGILASFKTFDTLVVKIDDAKPEDLVSKKTLPETMTSKELKERIKSLRRAGEPVIAWEAEIEFKKSAPWVIAVVALIGTALAALVGRRGQALSFGVGIFVAFCYYVAIRTGLALGHAGELTAFQAAWLPHVFFVVLGLGFLWRAART
- a CDS encoding GGDEF domain-containing protein, with product MGGWVGAASALSVGLCLWHPLAGFVSVALGVSWSIWRQSRLLRHHRKRRAPTNSSNSSTPASEPPVSPQRRFDAPVSMPAASARVPVLLGDLEPIDWKELRKTQERETGAVLGSTMEFVRKSVGCRTVGLFLPATDGQVVLRAASTDRAGLEVGTKLAMGDGLLGTLLKAESTGVLLERELPSATADLGIYSGSDQPKALAAIRVSIMGKPCIAFADGDGEFADSILDDLTELARTADLLLVRTRDLRTEMKGREIWQRLGRFERTMGAVTREAAAHEELRHFLLQSMSAEAVFFLLPEPGTAPSVRSSERWFTRVAWTLGSDCDQARELRIEVPGRGIASAALARGELIQRKLAPRELVPLLAPGEPVLPVEDGGEILGLPISLGIEGRPALLLLYRRAEAFHPSEKEVLQTALSSFGQALTRLRAAIELEKLATRDGLTGLLNHRTFQSSFRRELLKARRTNSKVALLLTDVDFFKKVNDAHGHPAGDAVLRSVATTLSAQLREEVDIVARYGGEEFVCVLVGTTEAGALETAERIRKAVEESGTDIGEPQPKKVTISLGVAIFPDDGGTAEELIERTDQALYRAKHGGRNRVERALGPNSRIEAG
- a CDS encoding LptF/LptG family permease → MILIRHILREHIAPFFYSLIIITGLFLVDFVVQILDSILTKGLPWRVVLELFFLNAAWMLALSVPMSVLVASLMAFGRMSADGEIDAMRSSGLHPAKMLLPGLFMGAVLAVFLVWFNDQILPKANFRAASLREDISRKRPAVLLQPKTMIQDFDGFRIWIGRSDEKTDSLFDLSIVQLDRMVGNPPTLIQADQGTVRMDSALDAWVFSLRNGQTHTPDRDKPQNYLAIRFLELEVVVPNIDSRLHRTEKSYRGDREMAIVEMLESRWEARQREMSLITDHSNRIFSDVQWVQGLLELDSTTAAGGAIAKPDSVKQGSDTGKTPAKAGKGWLKKPANQITDSAVRANDPNAQRAYRRRRDTAHRSVEAVMSSAGPGRFLGPDTAHPQAAAHTVKSLASARKAETQSAQEQIRWERNEQNRYKVEIHKKFSIPVACILFVLIGAPLGILARSGGVGTGAAYSITFFVLYWAGLIGGEALADRGKVDGGVAMWAPDAFLLIVGSILVSRMGRQSDFFARIQRLFQKGGRA